Proteins encoded together in one Ogataea parapolymorpha DL-1 chromosome III, whole genome shotgun sequence window:
- a CDS encoding histone H2A produces the protein MSGGKGGKAGSADKASVSRSSKAGLTFPVGRIHRLLRKGNYAQRVGSGAPVYLTAVLEYLAAEILELAGNAARDNKKTRIVPRHLLLAIRNDEELNKLLGSVTIAQGGVLPNINSELLPKKLPKAKGSQEL, from the coding sequence ATGTCCGGTGGTAAAGGTGGTAAAGCAGGTTCCGCAGATAAGGCTTCGGTCTCCAGATCTTCCAAGGCTGGTTTGACCTTCCCAGTTGGTAGAATCCACAGATTGCTCAGAAAGGGTAACTACGCTCAGAGAGTTGGTTCCGGTGCTCCAGTCTACTTGACTGCCGTCTTGGAGTACTTGGCTGCCGAAATCTTGGAGTTGGCTGGTAACGCTGCCAGAGACAACAAGAAGACCAGAATTGTCCCAAGACACTTGTTGCTGGCCATCAGAAACGATGAGGAATTGAACAAGCTTTTGGGCTCTGTCACCATTGCCCAGGGTGGTGTCTTGCCAAACATCAACTCCGAGTTGCTTCCAAAGAAGCTGCCAAAGGCCAAGGGTTCCCAGGAGTTGTAA